A single genomic interval of Picosynechococcus sp. PCC 7003 harbors:
- a CDS encoding type I polyketide synthase → MVGQFANFVDLLQYRAKLQARKTVFSFLADGETESAALTYGELDQKAQAIAAFLQANQAQGERALLLYPPGLEFIGAFLGCLYAGAIAVPAYPPRPNKSFDRLHSIIQDAQAKFALTTTELKDKIADRLEDLEGTDFHCLATDQVELTSAKNWQKPNISGADLAFLQYTSGSTGDPKGVMVSHHNLIHNSGLINQGFQDTEASMGVSWLPPYHDMGLIGGILQPIYVGATQILMPPVAFLQRPLRWLKAINDYRVSTSGAPNFAYDLCASQITPEQIRELDLSCWRLAFSGAEPIRAVTLENFAQTFAVAGFQKSAFYPCYGMAETTLIVSGGNGRAQLPQEITVSKQGIEANQVRPAQGTEATVTLVGSGEVIGDQIVKIVDPQAFTECAVGEIGEVWVKGESVAQGYWQKPGLTQQQFQGTVGAETGFLRTGDLGFLQDGELYITGRLKDLLIIRGRNHYPQDIELTVEVAHPALRQGAGAAVSVDIDGEEQLVIVQEVERKYARKLNVAAVAQAIRGAIAAEHQLQPHAICFIKPGSIPKTSSGKIRRHACKAGFLDGTLAVVGEWQPSHQEEKPESNTQNPKSAGVAPTDSSQPNHQQQQIEAWLKDNIARRLGIAPQQLDETEPFASYGLDSVQAVQVTADLEDWLGRKLDPTLAYDYPTIRTLAHFLVQGNQGLEKLPQVPKIQDKEIAVVGLSCRFPQADNPEAFWELLRQGKDGVHPLKTRWATGEWGGFLENIDQFDPQFFGISPREAEQMDPQQRLLLEVTWEALERANIPAASLRHSQTGVFVGISNSDYAQLQVRENNPINPYMGTGNAHSVAANRLSYFLDLRGVSLSIDTACSSSLVAVHLACQSLMNGESELAIAAGVNLILTPDVTQTFTQAGMMSATGRCQTFDEGADGYVRGEGCGVVLLKPLAQAERDGDNILAVIHGSAVNQDGRSNGLTAPNGRSQQAVIRQALAQAGITAADLDYLEAHGTGTPLGDPIEINSLKAVLQTVQREQPCVVGSVKTNIGHLEAAAGIAGLIKVILSLGHGVIPQHLHFKQLNPRIDLDGLVTITREQQPWPRGSQKRLAGVSSFGFGGTNAHVIVGDYAKSPTPNLSVAQDRPWHLLTLSAKNSQALNALQKSYVDYLAQHPSVDPRDLCWSANTGRSPLKERRFFAFKQVADLQQALNQDFLAQPRLSSPAKIAFLFTGQGSQYHGMGQQLYQTSPRFRQVLDECDRLWQTYSPEAPALTDLLYGNHSPDLVHETVYTQPLLFAVEYAIAQLWLSWGVTPDFCMGHSVGEYVAACLAGVFSLADGMKLITARGKLMHALPSNGSMAAVFADKTVIKPYLSEHLTVGAENGSHLVLSGQTPCLEASISKLQSQGIKTKPLKVSHAFHSPLMAPMLAEFREIAEQITFHQPRIPLISNVTGGQIEAEIAQADYWVKHVLQPVKFVQSIQTLAQSGANVYLEIGVKPVLLSMGRHCLAEQEAMWLPSLRPHSEPWLEIFTSLGKLYEQGLNIDWQAVEAGYGQRKLILPTYPFQRQRYWFNHGSWQKVQAEPVNPAPDDLKDWFYQVAWTPLETLPPTPEPSDKLWLILGDRHHHSESIEAQFKNAQRVYLGQRNHFPTDAPWEVSADALESLFTQVGPQNLAGILYLCPLREDSEDLDEIQKETSGFALQLIQALYQQKIAVPCWFITHQSQRVLATDAVAGFAQGGLWGLAQAIALEHPELWGGIIDVDDTLPNFAQICQQRQVQQVAVRRERLYGAQLKKQPLLSQNNIQIQPQQTYLVTGGLGAIGRKIAQWLAAKGAEKVILLGRRVPAADPQTLPTNAVVYPCDLADETQVAKLFQTYPHIKGIFHAAGTLADGLLQQQTWQNFQTVAAAKLKGTWHLHRHSQKLDLDFFVLFSSVAGVLGSPGQGNYAAANRGMTAIAQYRQAQSLPALAIHWGPWAEGGMANSLSNQNLAWLPPQQGLTLLEQVLGTQGEMGVFKPDWQNLAKQFPEFAKTHYFAAVIPAAKDAPPTASIFDKLIDLDASQRADYLLDYLRQSVAQILRLDINQIQSHDSLLDLGMDSLMIMEAIASLKQDLQLMLYPREIYERPRLDVLTAYLASEFTKAHDPEAATTTEVIPSQSLAVKTKKQWQKPDRKNPNPVAFILSSPRSGSTLLRVMLAGHPGLYSPPELHLLPFETMGDRHQELGRSHLGEGLQRALMDLENLTPEASQAKVNQWIEADTPIAEIYAYLQQKARQRLLIDKSPSYGSDRHSLDHSEILFDQAKYIHLVRHPYAVIESFTRLRMDKLLGAEQQNPYALAESIWRTSNRNILDLGHTVGADRYLQVIYEDLVRSPRQVLAEICDFLGVDFDEALLNPYSGDRLTDGLHQQSMGVGDPNFLQHKAIDPALADKWRSITLPAALQPDTIHLAQTFAYELPQEPHQLTPQTQVLPSMTERFVTVRGLETCLCEWGDRHQPLVLFLHGILEQGASWQLIAPQLAAQGYWVVAPDLRGHGKSAHAQSYSMLDFLADVDALAKQLGDRPFTLVGHSMGSIIGAMYAGIRQTQVEKLILVETIVPNDIDDAETGHHLTTHLDYLAAPPQHPTFPSLEVAARRLRQATPQLPKDLSEFLTQRSTSTVEKGVRWRWDAFLRTRAGIEFNGISRRRYLALLKDIQAPITLIYGDQSEFNRPADLQAIQAALPQAQRLTVAGGHNLHFENPQAITQIVYQQLQTP, encoded by the coding sequence ATGGTTGGTCAATTTGCAAATTTCGTCGATCTGCTCCAGTACAGAGCTAAACTTCAGGCGCGGAAAACCGTGTTTAGTTTTCTGGCTGACGGCGAAACGGAATCTGCAGCCCTAACCTACGGAGAATTAGACCAGAAAGCCCAGGCGATCGCCGCTTTTTTGCAAGCTAACCAGGCCCAAGGAGAGCGAGCACTCTTACTATATCCACCGGGTCTTGAGTTTATCGGTGCTTTTTTGGGGTGTTTATATGCCGGGGCGATCGCCGTGCCAGCTTACCCGCCGCGACCGAATAAATCCTTTGACCGCCTCCATAGCATTATCCAAGATGCCCAGGCGAAATTTGCCCTCACCACAACAGAACTTAAAGATAAAATTGCCGATCGCCTCGAAGATTTAGAAGGTACAGACTTCCATTGTTTGGCTACAGATCAAGTTGAATTAACCTCCGCAAAAAACTGGCAAAAACCAAATATTTCCGGCGCAGATCTTGCCTTTTTGCAATATACCAGTGGCTCTACGGGCGATCCCAAAGGGGTGATGGTCTCCCATCACAATTTGATCCACAATTCTGGCCTGATCAACCAAGGATTCCAGGATACGGAAGCGAGTATGGGGGTTTCCTGGTTGCCGCCCTACCATGATATGGGCTTGATCGGCGGCATTTTACAGCCCATTTATGTGGGAGCAACGCAAATTTTAATGCCCCCGGTGGCTTTTTTGCAGCGACCTTTGCGGTGGCTAAAGGCGATCAATGACTATCGCGTTTCCACCAGTGGTGCGCCGAATTTTGCCTATGACCTCTGTGCCAGCCAAATTACCCCAGAACAAATCAGAGAACTCGATCTAAGCTGTTGGCGACTGGCCTTTTCCGGGGCCGAACCGATCCGTGCTGTGACCCTCGAAAATTTTGCGCAAACCTTTGCTGTAGCAGGCTTTCAAAAATCAGCGTTTTATCCCTGCTATGGCATGGCCGAAACCACCCTGATTGTTTCCGGGGGTAATGGTCGTGCCCAGCTTCCCCAGGAAATTACCGTTAGTAAACAGGGCATTGAAGCCAACCAAGTCCGCCCGGCCCAAGGAACTGAAGCGACAGTGACCTTGGTCGGCAGTGGTGAGGTGATTGGCGACCAAATTGTCAAAATTGTTGATCCCCAGGCTTTCACAGAATGTGCCGTCGGTGAAATTGGTGAAGTATGGGTCAAGGGTGAAAGCGTTGCTCAAGGCTATTGGCAAAAGCCAGGCCTCACTCAGCAACAATTCCAAGGAACCGTTGGTGCAGAAACGGGCTTTTTACGCACGGGTGATCTGGGTTTTTTGCAAGACGGCGAACTGTATATTACGGGTCGTTTAAAGGATCTATTGATTATCCGGGGTCGCAATCACTATCCCCAAGACATTGAATTAACCGTCGAAGTGGCCCATCCCGCTTTACGGCAGGGAGCCGGGGCCGCCGTATCAGTGGACATTGATGGGGAAGAACAGCTCGTCATTGTCCAGGAAGTGGAGCGCAAATATGCCCGCAAATTAAATGTTGCGGCAGTGGCCCAGGCTATTCGTGGGGCGATCGCCGCTGAACATCAACTGCAACCCCATGCCATTTGTTTCATTAAACCGGGTAGCATTCCCAAAACATCGAGCGGGAAGATCCGTCGCCATGCCTGCAAAGCTGGTTTTTTAGACGGAACCTTGGCCGTGGTCGGCGAGTGGCAGCCCAGCCACCAGGAAGAAAAACCAGAGAGCAACACGCAGAACCCCAAGTCCGCCGGAGTAGCCCCCACAGATTCCTCGCAGCCCAACCACCAGCAACAGCAAATTGAAGCCTGGCTTAAAGATAATATTGCCCGTCGCCTCGGCATTGCTCCTCAACAATTAGATGAAACGGAGCCCTTTGCGAGTTATGGCCTGGACTCAGTGCAAGCGGTACAGGTCACCGCCGATTTAGAGGATTGGCTGGGTCGAAAATTAGATCCCACCTTGGCCTACGATTACCCGACCATTCGCACCCTGGCTCACTTTTTAGTCCAGGGCAACCAAGGGCTCGAAAAATTACCGCAAGTACCAAAAATCCAGGACAAAGAAATTGCGGTGGTGGGTCTCAGTTGTCGTTTTCCCCAAGCCGACAACCCCGAAGCTTTTTGGGAATTATTACGCCAGGGGAAAGATGGTGTTCACCCCCTCAAAACCCGCTGGGCTACAGGAGAATGGGGTGGTTTTTTAGAAAATATTGATCAGTTTGACCCGCAATTTTTTGGCATTTCCCCCCGGGAAGCGGAACAAATGGATCCCCAGCAACGGTTGCTATTGGAAGTGACCTGGGAAGCCTTGGAACGGGCCAATATTCCAGCCGCAAGTTTACGCCATTCCCAAACGGGGGTTTTTGTCGGCATTAGTAACAGTGATTATGCCCAATTGCAGGTGCGGGAAAACAATCCCATCAATCCCTACATGGGCACGGGCAACGCCCACAGTGTTGCGGCCAACCGTCTGTCTTACTTCCTTGATCTCCGGGGAGTTTCCCTCAGCATCGATACGGCCTGTTCCTCTTCTCTGGTGGCGGTTCATCTGGCTTGCCAAAGTTTAATGAATGGAGAATCGGAGTTGGCGATCGCCGCTGGGGTGAATTTAATTTTGACCCCCGATGTGACCCAGACCTTTACCCAGGCGGGCATGATGAGTGCAACGGGCCGTTGCCAAACCTTTGATGAAGGGGCCGATGGCTACGTGCGGGGGGAAGGCTGTGGGGTCGTGCTCCTCAAACCCCTCGCCCAGGCAGAACGGGACGGGGATAATATTCTCGCGGTGATCCACGGCTCCGCGGTGAACCAAGACGGCCGCAGCAATGGTTTGACGGCCCCCAACGGGCGATCGCAGCAGGCCGTTATTCGCCAAGCCCTGGCCCAAGCAGGCATTACCGCCGCCGATTTAGATTACCTAGAGGCCCATGGCACCGGCACGCCTCTAGGTGATCCCATTGAGATTAATTCTCTGAAGGCAGTTTTACAAACAGTACAGCGGGAACAGCCCTGTGTGGTGGGTTCCGTGAAAACGAACATTGGTCACCTCGAGGCGGCGGCAGGCATCGCGGGCTTAATCAAGGTAATTTTGTCCCTAGGGCATGGGGTGATTCCTCAACATTTGCATTTTAAGCAGCTCAATCCTCGCATTGATCTAGACGGTTTAGTGACCATTACGAGGGAACAGCAGCCTTGGCCAAGGGGGTCGCAAAAACGATTGGCTGGGGTGAGTTCCTTTGGGTTTGGTGGCACCAATGCCCACGTGATTGTGGGGGACTATGCCAAATCGCCAACGCCTAATCTCTCCGTTGCCCAAGACCGCCCTTGGCATCTGCTGACCCTTTCTGCCAAAAATTCCCAGGCGTTGAATGCTTTACAAAAGAGCTATGTAGACTATCTGGCCCAACATCCTAGCGTTGACCCACGGGATCTATGTTGGTCTGCCAATACCGGGCGATCACCCCTCAAGGAACGTCGTTTTTTTGCCTTTAAACAGGTTGCCGATTTACAACAAGCCTTAAATCAAGATTTTCTGGCCCAACCTCGCCTCAGTTCCCCCGCAAAAATCGCCTTTTTATTTACAGGGCAAGGCTCTCAATACCATGGTATGGGACAACAACTGTACCAAACCAGTCCACGCTTTCGACAGGTGCTGGATGAGTGCGATCGCCTCTGGCAGACCTATTCCCCTGAAGCGCCTGCCCTCACCGACCTGCTATACGGTAACCATAGCCCTGATCTCGTCCACGAAACCGTCTATACCCAGCCCCTCCTCTTTGCCGTTGAATATGCGATCGCCCAACTATGGCTCAGTTGGGGCGTCACACCAGACTTTTGTATGGGCCATAGCGTCGGTGAATATGTCGCGGCCTGTCTGGCGGGGGTATTTTCCCTAGCAGACGGCATGAAATTAATTACGGCCCGGGGCAAACTGATGCATGCCCTCCCCAGCAATGGCAGTATGGCGGCGGTCTTTGCCGATAAAACCGTCATTAAACCCTACCTATCGGAGCATTTAACCGTAGGGGCCGAAAACGGTTCCCATTTGGTGCTGTCAGGACAGACCCCCTGCCTTGAAGCCAGTATTAGTAAACTCCAAAGCCAAGGGATCAAAACCAAACCCCTCAAGGTTTCCCATGCCTTCCACTCCCCTCTAATGGCCCCCATGCTGGCAGAGTTTCGGGAAATTGCCGAACAAATTACCTTCCACCAGCCTCGTATCCCGCTAATTTCTAATGTCACGGGCGGCCAGATTGAAGCCGAAATCGCCCAGGCTGACTATTGGGTGAAGCATGTTTTGCAACCCGTTAAATTTGTGCAGAGCATCCAAACCCTGGCCCAGTCAGGGGCAAACGTTTACCTCGAAATCGGCGTGAAGCCAGTGCTCCTGAGCATGGGACGCCATTGCCTAGCCGAACAGGAGGCGATGTGGTTGCCCAGTTTACGCCCCCATAGCGAACCATGGTTAGAAATTTTCACCAGTCTCGGCAAACTGTATGAGCAAGGTCTAAATATCGACTGGCAGGCGGTGGAAGCGGGCTATGGTCAACGGAAACTGATCCTACCCACCTATCCCTTCCAACGACAACGGTATTGGTTTAATCACGGCTCTTGGCAAAAGGTTCAGGCCGAACCCGTAAACCCAGCACCTGATGACCTCAAGGATTGGTTTTATCAGGTGGCCTGGACGCCCCTGGAAACCTTACCCCCGACCCCTGAGCCGTCGGATAAGCTGTGGCTCATCCTAGGCGATCGCCACCACCATAGCGAGTCCATTGAGGCCCAGTTCAAAAATGCCCAACGAGTGTATCTCGGCCAAAGGAATCATTTTCCGACGGATGCCCCCTGGGAAGTGTCTGCCGATGCCTTGGAAAGCTTATTTACCCAGGTCGGCCCCCAAAATTTAGCGGGCATCCTTTACCTATGTCCCCTCCGAGAAGATTCAGAAGACCTAGATGAAATTCAAAAGGAAACCAGTGGCTTCGCTCTCCAACTCATCCAAGCTTTATATCAACAAAAAATCGCGGTTCCCTGTTGGTTTATAACCCACCAGAGCCAACGGGTGCTCGCAACCGATGCTGTCGCCGGATTTGCCCAAGGGGGATTGTGGGGCCTCGCCCAGGCGATCGCCCTCGAACATCCAGAGTTGTGGGGGGGGATTATTGATGTCGATGACACCCTGCCGAATTTCGCCCAGATTTGCCAACAAAGACAAGTGCAACAGGTGGCGGTGCGGCGCGAGCGACTCTATGGGGCACAGCTCAAAAAGCAACCGCTACTTTCCCAGAACAACATCCAGATTCAACCCCAACAGACTTATCTCGTGACAGGGGGACTGGGGGCCATTGGCCGCAAAATTGCCCAATGGTTAGCGGCTAAGGGGGCAGAAAAAGTAATTCTCTTGGGGCGGCGCGTTCCGGCAGCGGATCCGCAAACTTTACCGACCAATGCGGTGGTCTATCCCTGTGATTTAGCCGATGAAACCCAAGTAGCAAAATTGTTCCAAACCTACCCCCACATCAAGGGGATTTTCCATGCGGCGGGTACCTTAGCCGATGGTTTGCTGCAACAACAAACCTGGCAAAATTTCCAAACCGTCGCCGCTGCCAAACTGAAAGGGACTTGGCATCTCCACCGCCATAGTCAAAAGCTCGATCTTGATTTTTTTGTGTTGTTTTCCTCCGTGGCGGGGGTGCTGGGTTCACCGGGACAGGGGAATTATGCCGCGGCAAACCGGGGCATGACGGCGATCGCCCAATATCGACAAGCCCAAAGTTTACCGGCTCTGGCGATCCATTGGGGGCCTTGGGCCGAAGGGGGCATGGCCAACTCCCTCAGCAATCAAAATTTAGCGTGGCTGCCGCCGCAACAGGGATTAACGCTCCTCGAACAGGTCTTAGGAACCCAGGGCGAAATGGGTGTTTTTAAACCAGACTGGCAAAACCTGGCCAAGCAGTTTCCTGAATTTGCCAAAACCCATTATTTTGCCGCTGTTATTCCCGCCGCCAAAGATGCCCCTCCAACGGCTTCGATCTTTGACAAATTAATCGACCTAGACGCTTCCCAACGGGCTGACTATCTGCTGGACTATCTGCGGCAGTCTGTGGCACAAATTCTCAGGTTAGACATTAACCAAATTCAAAGCCACGATAGCTTGTTGGATCTGGGCATGGATTCGCTGATGATCATGGAGGCGATCGCCAGCCTGAAACAGGATTTACAACTGATGTTGTACCCCAGGGAAATCTACGAGCGGCCCAGACTCGATGTATTGACGGCCTATTTAGCCTCGGAATTTACCAAGGCCCATGACCCCGAAGCGGCGACGACAACAGAAGTGATTCCCTCCCAAAGCCTTGCGGTCAAAACGAAAAAACAGTGGCAAAAACCCGACCGCAAAAACCCAAATCCCGTTGCTTTTATCCTCTCTAGCCCTCGGTCTGGTTCGACCTTGCTGCGAGTAATGTTGGCCGGACATCCGGGTCTATATTCGCCGCCGGAGCTACATTTGCTTCCCTTTGAAACCATGGGCGATCGCCATCAGGAATTGGGCCGATCCCACCTTGGCGAAGGGCTACAACGGGCCTTGATGGATCTCGAAAACCTCACCCCAGAGGCAAGCCAGGCCAAGGTCAACCAATGGATTGAGGCAGATACTCCCATTGCTGAGATTTATGCCTATCTCCAGCAAAAGGCGAGACAGCGTTTGCTCATTGACAAATCTCCTAGCTATGGCAGCGATCGCCATAGCTTAGACCACAGCGAAATCCTCTTTGACCAAGCCAAATATATTCACCTGGTACGTCATCCCTACGCGGTGATTGAATCCTTCACCCGATTACGAATGGATAAACTGCTGGGGGCCGAACAGCAAAATCCCTACGCCCTCGCGGAGTCCATTTGGCGCACCAGCAACCGCAATATTTTAGACCTGGGTCACACGGTTGGTGCGGATCGCTATCTCCAGGTAATTTATGAGGATCTCGTCCGTAGTCCCCGCCAAGTTTTGGCGGAGATTTGTGATTTTCTGGGGGTGGATTTTGACGAAGCGCTCCTCAATCCCTACAGCGGCGATCGCCTCACCGATGGACTCCACCAACAATCTATGGGCGTCGGGGATCCCAACTTCCTCCAACACAAGGCCATTGATCCGGCCCTTGCAGACAAATGGCGTTCGATTACCCTGCCCGCTGCTCTCCAGCCAGATACGATCCACCTGGCCCAAACTTTTGCCTACGAGCTGCCCCAGGAACCCCACCAACTAACGCCCCAAACCCAAGTTCTCCCCTCCATGACCGAACGGTTCGTGACCGTACGCGGTTTAGAAACCTGTCTTTGTGAGTGGGGCGATCGCCACCAACCATTAGTTTTGTTCCTCCATGGCATCCTTGAGCAGGGGGCATCCTGGCAACTGATCGCCCCCCAGTTAGCGGCCCAGGGCTATTGGGTCGTTGCCCCGGATCTGCGTGGTCACGGCAAATCTGCCCATGCCCAGTCCTACAGTATGCTCGATTTCCTGGCTGACGTAGATGCCCTTGCCAAACAATTAGGCGATCGCCCCTTTACCTTGGTGGGCCATTCCATGGGCTCGATCATCGGTGCGATGTATGCAGGAATTCGCCAAACCCAGGTAGAAAAGCTGATTCTCGTTGAAACCATCGTCCCCAATGACATCGACGACGCCGAAACGGGGCATCACCTGACCACCCATCTCGATTACCTCGCCGCGCCCCCCCAACACCCGACCTTCCCCAGCCTAGAAGTGGCTGCCCGTCGCCTCCGCCAAGCCACGCCCCAACTCCCCAAAGATCTTTCGGAGTTCCTCACCCAGCGCAGCACCAGCACCGTTGAAAAAGGGGTGCGGTGGCGTTGGGATGCCTTCCTCCGTACCCGGGCGGGCATCGAATTTAATGGCATTAGCAGACGGCGTTACCTCGCCCTACTCAAAGATATCCAAGCGCCGATCACCCTCATCTATGGAGACCAGAGCGAATTCAACCGCCCCGCTGATCTCCAGGCGATCCAAGCAGCCCTTCCCCAGGCCCAACGCCTTACGGTTGCCGGCGGCCATAATCTCCACTTTGAAAATCCCCAGGCGATCACCCAAATTGTTTATCAGCAACTCCAGACCCCCTGA
- a CDS encoding alpha/beta fold hydrolase — protein MTITSSANPHTDYSWQWHGFTINYRQWGTQGPPVLLVHGFGASAGHWRKNLPVLGEQYRCYAIDLLGFGKSAKPQPKVEADYTFETWATQIKAFCAEIIGEPAFLVGNSIGCVVVMQTAVSYPHWVRGVVALNFSLRLFHERNLLKAPFYQRWGVPIFQKLLTQTPLGSLFFKQLAQPKTIRKILAQAYRDKTAITDELVELILTPAQDPGAAAVFLAFTSYSQGPLPDDLLPQLHCPTAVLWGTADPWEPVDLGRGLVAQYPQIEFIPLDNVGHCPQDEAPELVNGYLLDWLGRQQST, from the coding sequence ATGACCATCACTTCTTCCGCCAATCCCCATACTGATTACAGTTGGCAATGGCACGGCTTTACCATTAACTATCGTCAGTGGGGCACCCAGGGGCCGCCCGTGCTTCTCGTCCATGGATTTGGGGCCTCGGCAGGTCATTGGCGCAAAAATCTCCCAGTTTTAGGGGAACAATACCGGTGCTATGCCATCGATTTACTCGGCTTTGGGAAATCGGCAAAACCCCAGCCAAAGGTCGAAGCGGACTATACCTTTGAAACCTGGGCCACCCAAATCAAAGCGTTTTGTGCTGAAATCATTGGTGAACCGGCTTTTCTCGTTGGTAATTCCATTGGCTGTGTTGTTGTCATGCAAACGGCAGTGTCTTATCCCCACTGGGTTCGGGGGGTTGTGGCGCTCAATTTTTCCCTACGGCTATTCCACGAACGCAATCTCTTAAAAGCACCTTTTTACCAACGCTGGGGTGTCCCCATTTTTCAAAAGCTCTTGACCCAAACTCCCCTCGGCTCCCTGTTCTTTAAGCAGTTGGCCCAGCCGAAAACAATCCGCAAGATTTTAGCCCAGGCCTACAGGGATAAAACAGCGATTACCGACGAGTTGGTGGAATTGATCCTGACCCCTGCCCAAGATCCAGGCGCAGCAGCGGTTTTCTTGGCCTTTACCAGTTATTCCCAGGGGCCACTCCCGGATGATTTGCTGCCCCAGTTGCATTGCCCTACGGCAGTTTTGTGGGGAACAGCCGATCCGTGGGAACCGGTTGATCTGGGCCGTGGCCTCGTCGCCCAATATCCTCAGATTGAGTTTATTCCCCTCGATAATGTCGGCCATTGTCCCCAGGACGAAGCCCCGGAGTTAGTTAACGGCTATTTACTTGATTGGTTAGGGCGGCAACAGTCAACATAG
- the yidD gene encoding membrane protein insertion efficiency factor YidD codes for MKSLILWSIKGYRRWISPLFPPSCRFQPTCSQYALEAVERFGVLRGSWLALKRLGRCHPFHPGGYDPVPHLCHHDLDNTP; via the coding sequence ATGAAAAGTTTGATCCTCTGGAGCATTAAAGGGTACCGCCGCTGGATTTCCCCCCTATTCCCCCCCAGTTGTCGCTTTCAGCCCACCTGTTCCCAATATGCCCTCGAAGCCGTAGAACGCTTCGGTGTGCTCCGGGGAAGCTGGCTCGCCCTTAAGCGCCTTGGCCGTTGCCACCCGTTTCACCCTGGAGGCTATGATCCGGTACCCCATCTCTGCCATCACGATTTAGACAATACACCTTAG
- the ftsH gene encoding ATP-dependent zinc metalloprotease FtsH — protein sequence MKHYRHLFSSKQKHQAKPRFKWRAGMANFLLSQALLWGGGAAIAQTESTAPTESTETLDYGELLQDIRQNQVDKFILDPETNTAQVTLRGQTEEEAQTIQLLNNNQELLAALRENNVDFEVVPSQDHSVAIAIFTNLLLFGILIGGLVLIIRRSASMQNNAMNFGRSKARFQMEAETGIMFKDVAGVEEAKEELAEVVTFLKEPNKFTAIGAKIPRGMLLIGPPGTGKTLLAKAIAGEAGVPFFSISGSEFVEMFVGVGASRVRDLFRKAQENAPCLVFIDEIDAVGRQRGAGIGGGNDEREQTLNQLLTEMDGFEGNSGIIVIAATNRPDVLDQALLRPGRFDRQVTVDYPDRLGRLAILEVHAQDKKVAEDVDLEAIARRTPGFSGADLANLLNEAAIFTARRRKEAITSSEINDAIDRVVAGMEGTALTDGKSKRLIAYHEVGHAIVGTILKDHDPLQKVTIIPRGRAQGLTWFTPNEEQGLTTKAQFRAQIAVALGGRAAEDIVFGYDEITSGASQDIQMLTNIARQMVTKFGMSELGHFALETNRGEVFLRNDWFGERPEYSEAIAQRIDLKVREIINECYETAKQIIRDNRQLVDRLVDRLIEEETIEGEDFSRLVNEALGQTIDLQKTASVV from the coding sequence ATGAAGCACTATCGTCACCTCTTTTCGAGCAAGCAGAAGCATCAAGCCAAACCTCGTTTCAAGTGGCGGGCTGGGATGGCTAATTTTCTTTTGAGTCAAGCCTTACTTTGGGGGGGCGGCGCGGCGATCGCCCAGACAGAATCGACAGCACCAACGGAGTCGACAGAGACCTTGGACTATGGCGAGCTGCTCCAGGATATCCGGCAAAACCAGGTGGATAAGTTTATCCTCGATCCGGAAACCAACACTGCCCAGGTCACGCTCCGGGGACAAACCGAGGAGGAAGCCCAGACCATCCAGCTCCTCAACAACAATCAAGAACTCCTTGCGGCCCTCCGGGAAAATAACGTTGACTTTGAAGTGGTGCCTTCCCAGGATCATTCGGTGGCGATCGCCATTTTCACTAACCTCCTCCTCTTTGGCATTCTGATCGGGGGGCTAGTGCTGATCATTCGCCGGTCGGCCAGCATGCAGAACAACGCCATGAATTTCGGCCGCTCCAAGGCGCGCTTTCAGATGGAAGCGGAAACGGGGATCATGTTTAAGGATGTGGCCGGGGTCGAAGAAGCCAAGGAAGAACTCGCCGAGGTGGTCACCTTCTTGAAAGAACCGAATAAATTTACGGCGATTGGTGCAAAAATCCCCAGGGGAATGCTCCTCATTGGCCCGCCGGGAACAGGTAAGACCCTCTTAGCAAAGGCGATCGCCGGGGAAGCTGGGGTGCCATTTTTTAGTATTTCCGGCTCTGAATTTGTAGAAATGTTTGTGGGGGTCGGCGCTTCACGGGTGCGGGATCTCTTCCGCAAGGCCCAGGAAAACGCTCCCTGCCTTGTTTTTATCGATGAAATTGATGCGGTCGGCCGCCAACGGGGCGCAGGCATCGGTGGGGGGAACGATGAGCGGGAGCAGACCCTAAACCAATTGCTCACAGAAATGGACGGCTTTGAAGGGAATTCCGGGATTATTGTGATCGCCGCCACCAACCGCCCGGATGTTTTGGATCAAGCCCTCCTGCGTCCCGGTCGTTTTGATCGCCAGGTGACCGTGGATTATCCAGACCGTTTGGGGCGTTTGGCGATCCTCGAAGTCCATGCCCAAGATAAAAAAGTCGCTGAGGATGTCGACCTAGAGGCGATCGCCCGGCGCACCCCTGGCTTTTCTGGGGCAGATTTAGCGAACTTACTCAACGAAGCCGCCATTTTCACCGCCCGCCGCCGCAAAGAAGCGATTACCAGTAGCGAAATTAACGACGCCATTGATCGGGTTGTGGCCGGGATGGAGGGGACCGCCCTCACCGATGGGAAAAGTAAACGACTCATCGCCTACCATGAAGTGGGTCATGCCATTGTCGGCACTATCCTCAAAGACCATGATCCCCTCCAGAAAGTCACCATTATTCCCCGGGGCCGCGCCCAAGGTTTAACCTGGTTTACCCCCAACGAAGAACAGGGTTTGACCACCAAAGCCCAATTCCGCGCCCAAATCGCCGTGGCCTTAGGGGGACGTGCTGCTGAGGATATTGTGTTTGGCTACGATGAAATCACCTCCGGGGCCTCCCAGGATATCCAAATGCTTACCAATATTGCCCGTCAAATGGTGACAAAGTTTGGGATGTCGGAACTGGGTCATTTTGCCCTAGAAACCAATCGGGGTGAAGTTTTCCTCAGAAATGATTGGTTTGGGGAACGGCCTGAATATTCTGAGGCGATCGCCCAACGCATTGACCTCAAGGTGCGAGAAATCATCAATGAGTGTTACGAAACCGCCAAGCAAATCATTCGGGATAATCGTCAGCTTGTGGATCGCCTGGTAGATCGGCTTATTGAAGAAGAAACCATCGAAGGAGAAGACTTTAGTCGTCTCGTCAACGAAGCCCTTGGTCAAACCATCGACCTCCAAAAAACCGCTTCCGTTGTCTAA